Sequence from the Leptospira johnsonii genome:
CTTTCACATAAACTTCTTTTTTCGCTTTCGCAAGATCAGGTTTTTCTTTCGGATCAAAACTCACTGCTACGTAATTGAACTCTTTTCCGACTTCTAAGTTTAATTCTTTGAGTGAGGCTGAGATCTCATTTAGATAAAGACTGCAGAGTGTGGGACATCTATAATACACTAAGGTAAGAAGAAGTGGCTTTCCTTCTTTCAGATAATCGCCTATGCGGACTTGTTTACCTTGTTCATCCACGAAAGATAAATTGGTATCTATATGATTTCCTAATTTTTCTTCCAAACCTACACCTTCGAGCTCGGCAGGAACCGTATGAGCAGGTAATTCTCTTTCGGTATCGAAGGATAAAACGGATAAGAATGGTAAGAAAAGAATAAGAGCCGCAGCTATTTTAGAAAAGCACTGCGGATGATTGGAGGAGAACAAGATTCTTATTCCCGGATTCTTTCCTTACTTCGCCGCTGCCGAAGTGTTAGAAGGAACTACTTCGTTATAATCTTTAACACCCTTGTGAAATGCAGTGAGATAAACGAAATAAAGAATGTTTGCGGCCAATACGACCACGAATGTCCAAAAACCTGCCTTGTTGTAATGGTCTCCGTTTTGGCTCATGGAATGACTCCTAAAGTATCAAAAAAAAACGTTTCACTTTTATAAAAAGCGAAAGATACCAACCAGTTTTGGAGACCTGTCCTTTTTTTGAAAGCGTTTTTGCTTTTCAGTCTTTTCATACGTTTAGAACCGACATAAAAAGCTTCTATCCTTAGGTCGGGCACCAGAACGCTCGTTCTTTAGAATCTTCAATTTTTCTTCGCATGAGAATTAGTCTCAGATCAAAATTAACACTTCCAATTTTCAGACATCAAATCTCTTGCCCCAAATCAGTCGCGCTCAAGTATGGTAAAGGAGAGTTCGGATTCTCCGAAAAAACAGAATGATTGCGTCTACTTATTCTCATTTCAGAAAGTTTTCTCTCTTTCTGGTTCTTTATTCAGTTTTAATTTTTCTAAATTTATTGTATGGGCCTCTTGTCCGAGCTACTGATTCCGGACTTGCTTGTCCTGATTGGCCTTTTTGTTTCGGTAAAATTTTTCCGGACTTCGACTTTAATATTTTTATGGAAGTTGGACATAGATATTATTCCGGATTTTTAGGAATTGTCCTTATCGCAGGCGCAATCTGGACTGCAATTGTTCCCGAATTAAGAAAACCTTTCTTAGGTTATTTTATCCTAGGGATCTTACTTATCGCTTCTCAAGTTACATTGGGAGGTTTGACTGTTCTTCTTTCTTTAGATCCTGCGACTGTAAATCTGCATTTATTGAATGCGATCTTGTTTTTGCTCTGCATAGTTACCGCTACGTTTAAAGCTCACAATCTAGCAAAATTTACAGATTCAAATGAGTTTTTAACTAAACAAAGTTTATTGCAGAAGGATCAGATCCCTCTTCTGATCGGAGTATTATTAATATTCTTCCAAATCATCTTAGGGGGAAGGGTAAGTTCCAACTACGCAGGACTTGCATGTTTAGAATTCCCGACTTGTAATGGAGAATGGATCCCTTCCGTTCCGGAACCTAAGACACAGATCCAGGTACAACACAGATTGGGCGCTTATTTGGTAACATTTTACGTTCTTCTAATAAACCTTTATGGAATATTTAAAGGATTCTCTGCAGAAACAAAAAAATACGTGAGAACGGCGATCGTTCTTCTGGTTATGCAGATCGGATTGGGAGTTGTGAACGTATACATGAAACTCCCGAAATTAGTGACCGCAGCTCATACTGGAGTCGCCATTCTTCTTTTCTTATCCGTTTATGCAGTTTGGGTGCAGAGAGCCTCAGAGCTTTCTAAGAGTAAGGTTTCTTAAATAGAATGAATAATTTTTTCTCAGACTGGAATCAAATGATCAAACCAAGGGTAAGCTCCCTGGTTTTAGCTACTGCTGTGCCTGGTTTATATCTCGGTTCTCCTTCAGCACCTAGTACACTTCTGGTCTTTATGACAATGCTCGGGACTTTTTTGATGTCTTCCGCATCTTTCATTTTCAACCAGATCTTAGAAAAGGACAGAGACGCTAAAATGAAACGGACTGCAAATCGTCCGATCCCCGCAGGAAGGATCAGTAAGGCGCAAGCTTGGATCGTAGGATTTGCGATGACTTTTGCGGCTTTTTGGGTTTTGTATTATTTTGCAAATCTGCTGACTGCGACATGTGCGTTTGCTGCACTTCTCGCTTATGTTTTTCTTTATACAATACTCTTAAAACCAAGAACACATCAGAATATCGTAATAGGCGGAGTGGCAGGCTGCGTAGGACCTCTGATAGGTTATGCTGCCGTCAGTAATTCTTTGCCGTTACCTGCTTGGATCTTGTTTTTGATGATCTTTCTCTGGACTCCGGCTCATTTCTGGGCACTTGCCATCTTTTTAAAAGAAGACTATAGCGATGCGAATTTTCCTATGCTGCCTGTTGTAAAAGGTGTGAAGGAAACTGGACGTTCTATTTTGTTTTATACTGTTCTTTACGTAGGATCTGTGATCGCGTTCTATTGGGCGGAGCCTTCCATGGGTTGGTTGTATATGATCTCTTCGGTGGCGTTGAGCATTTCTATACTTTACCTTTCCGTAAAATTATTTCAGAATCCTGAGCCTAAATTCGCGAGAGGATTTTTCTTCTTCAGTATTTTACACTTGTTTTTGATCAATATTTTAATTCTGATCGACCATTCGATCCCTGCCTGAACCCATAAGTTTTCCAACTCCAGTTCGGATATAATTTATTTAGGGAAAATTTTCCTTTACGTTAAATCCGGTTTTCTGCTCAAAAAATTTCACTTCACTTTTTAAACCTTTCAGAGTTGACAGTCGCTTAAGAGCGTATAGATTTCTCTCCTCAAGAGGTTTTTCCCATGATCAATCTTTCGAATTCGGTTCGCCCTTATGTCCTGAAACTATTGGTGGTTTTAGGCTTAATATCATTTTCGGGCTCTTCAATTTTTTCTCAGAATAAACCGGGAGAATTCGACGCGGAATTGTATGCACAGTTGGTAAGACAAAGTAATGTGCAGTTCACGAATCTAATCAAATCCAAGACCGTGCTTACGGATCATAAAGGTTGGAAGAAGCCGATTGACAAAGCATTCGGTAAACTTTCTAAAAACTCCGGAAATCCTCCTTTTCCTCTAGTTTATAAAATTGTGAAAGAGCCAAGCTTCAACGCATTCGCAATGGCAGGTGGACAATTCTGCATTCACTCTGGTGCCTTAGATTCACTCGATGAGATCATCAAACAAAAAGAAGCGGATGCCGCTCAGAAGTTGGACTTCCATCGGGAAAGATATATCGCGGGAGTATTGTCTCACGAGTTAGCTCACTTCTATAACAGACATGTTTTCAACAGTGTGAAAAAGTTTTACGCGCTCAAAGACGAGCCCTCTGGAAAAGCATTTTTAGAAAATAGCAAATTCTCTCAAGAGCAAGAGTTAGATGCGGACCAGACAGGATTATTCTTATTGGATAAGGCAGGTTACGGCGGCGACTTCATGCTCGTCACTCTCCAAACCTTAAATGAAGTGGAGCAATCTTATAAAGAAGCATTAGCATCTTCTAAAGCAGATAAAACCAGACCGGAACTGATCGGCTCTCATTATTTCTCCAGCCACCCTTCTCCAAATGAAAGGTTGTCCAGACTCAAGACGGATAAACAAGAATTGTATAGCTTCTTAGCTAAGATGGAAAAAACTTTCGATGATATCCAGCTGGGAAGAAACTTAGATGAAGCAAGATCCAACTTAGAAGACGGGCTTAAAAAATTCCCTGAAAACACTTTCTTGAGTAAAGCACTCGCAGTTTGTATGCACAAGATCTGGATGGCGACCGCTTCTAACGAAGAATTAAAATTAAAACCTGTATTGGACATGCCTTCCTTTAGAGACACTATGGTGTTTCCTCCGGATAAAAGTAAACGTGCAGTTATGAGGATCGTTCCCGGAAACGAAGCGGCTTATAATCGTGCACTCAAAGCATATAGAGAAGTAATCATAAAAACGGATGATCCATATTTTCTTTCTAACTATGCAGTCTTACTTTCTTATTCCGCGGACGAAAAAGATCTGGATGTTGCGGTAAGCGTAGCCAACAAAGCTTTCCAAGCAGAAGGAACTGTTTCTCTAGCAAATAACTTGGGAGTAGTCCTATTCTGGACAGACAAAAGAGAAGAAGCGAAAGAACTTTTCAATCGCCTCGCACTGTCAATCGACCAAAAGATCAGAACTCTTGCTTCTCAAAGTGGGAACAATCCTCAGATCGCTCAATATCTAAGGACGATAGGCCAATCCACGGCTCAGAAGCAACAAGTAGATCCTGACTATATCTATGAGAACTTTACTCCTATCTTGAATATCGCGTTGGTAGAATCTTATTCTGCAGTAGATCCTAAATCCAAAGGACTCGCTAATTATTATCTTACCAATTATGATTCTACTTCCGGTTGGGCAAAGGTTCTAGCAAAGATCCATTCAATAGAACTTACAGCTCCTACTCCTGCTAACGAAGTGAATGCTTTTAAAGTTGGTGGGGTTGGTCCTGGCGACAAGTTAGAAGACCTATTGAAAAACTGGGGAAAACCTACACGTATCAAAACGGATAAAAAAAGCGGTCTGGAATATTTCGAATATGATAACAAAGAGACAGCGTTTATCTTAGATATGGGAACAGTAGTGCAGGTGAATGTAGTCGGAGATGCAAGCCCAGGCTTAGGACAAGGAATTACAGTTGGATCTTCTAAACCGGCTGCAGAAAAACTATTGGGTTCTAAGTACAGAAAACAAGGTGATTATCACGACTACTACGAAAAAGGAAAAGCTTTCGTGAAGTATAATAAACACGGAAAGATAGATCTTTTAGTGGTTCAGTGATCGATCCTTAAGAAAAAACCTTCTAATCAAAATACCGGTCCCGGAAACCAAAATCGCCGGGACCCAAATATATAAAAGTTCAGACTGGACCACAACCCAACCTCTTGCCGTAAAAAAGTTTTTAGGACCGATAGGAGAAACTCGGATCGGTCTATATTCAAAAAAGATCCTTTCGGAACTCCAAGGAACGAAGAAGCCAACTCCTAAACCACCTGTGGTCATCGCATCCAACACTCCGTGAGAAACTGCAGATACAAAAAGAAATAAAAAAATAGTAAACCAGCTTGCTTTCAGTTTGGTCCTGAAGAATGCCACGATGCAGGACATTACCAAGGCAAATAAAATAGAATGCGTAAATCCTCTATGACCCCAGTCACTCTCATACGGGATCCCGAATTTAAAAGCAACCACGTCGAAATCAGGAAGAATAGAGAAGAATATTCCAAAAATGGCAAGTATTGCTGGGATTTTCTTTTTTCCGAAGAAAAAGAAGAGCGAAATTGGAACTGCTGGGTGGGAGAATATAGTGGCCATTATTTAATCCGGATCAAGTCCTGCAACGAACCAAACTTCCATCTTTGCGGAAAAATATCCTCATCTCCATTCCCTTCTCCGGAGCCTGGGCATGATAATCCAATTTGCATTCGGACTCAGAAGGAGAGAAAGGATTTCGTGGAAGTTTTTCCTTAGGGCACCAGAATCTTTCCTTTTCGGAACTGTACAATTTCCAATCGGAAGGATAGAGAGGATGGATCCCCGCATCTAAAAATAGGTTCCTGGAAAGCTCCTGAGGTTGGTAAGGACTTCCACCTCCATGGACTCCTACGAACATATCCACTCTATCATCTCTGATGTACAGAGGCGATCCTGTATCATTTAAGCAGAAGTACCCGTCATGATACTTTCCATTCTGCATTTTGATTTTCTTCTCTTTGATTTTGGGGATATAAGCCAATGTACCGATCACCTTTGACTTATTGCAGGAAGAAATTTTAGTCCCGATCTTCTCGCATAGATCCTTAAAACTCACAGCCAAGGTCCTGTAAGGAAACACCTGGTAATTGTATCCCGCACCCCAACCCCATTCTAGATCGTAGAGTTCGTATTTTCCTTCTCCTGCAAAATGGTATTTCTTCCCGTCCTTTGCGATCCCGCTTCCTTCCCAACGTACTTGCTCTAAGAATGTAGCGGACGCTCTGCCGATTTCTTTTCCAGAAGGAGAATATGCGGCCACTTCCGTTCCGGGAAAGGCTTCTTCCAATGCTAAATGATAATACGTAGGATAATAGGCTCCTAAACTCGTTGGTTGGAATTCCGACAAACGTTCTAGATCTTCTTGGGAGAGAAATCTTTCTAAAGGCTTTGGAGAATGATCCAGGGAGGTCTGCATGGGTCGAAACGTATGCTGGTAGGCCAGAGGTTTCAAATTGGTCCTTGGATAGATGCAGGAATCTTTAGAGCGACGTATCTTTGAGGTTTCGGACTTGGTAAATGGATCTTCTAAAATAACTGCTTCTCCGTGAAATACACGGATACTTTGTTCCTTTTCGGGAAACTTACATTCACAACCTTCCGGAGAGTTAATGCAGAGTACTTTTGCATAAACCGGAGGAGCGTTTTGGCTGAATTGAGAACTGGAGAATAGGGATAAGAGTAAAATGCAGAGTAATATCCCGCTCCCAGAAGGGAGCGGGACCAGTTTCTTCAGAAAAAAGAGCAATTAGATGTTGCTCTCTCCTTCGCTGGAACCGCCAGTTGGGAACAGGCTTGGTGTAGGCGTAGGTTCTGGGGTCGCAACTGGAGCAGCTGGACGAGGCGCCGGTTTCGGAGCAGTTTTTTTCTTAACTACTTTCTTTTTAGGCGCAGCTTTCTTCTTAACTGCTTTCTTCTTAGTGGCTTTAACGACCTTTTTTTTCGCTACTTTCTTCTTTGCCGCTTTCTTCTTAGGTGCGGCTTTTTTCTTTGCTTTCTTCTTAGCTACCATGGTAGATACTCCTTGTATCTGGGGAATCTTTCCGTTATTCCTAGAGTAAATTTCCACTCGTAAGACTTAGAGGTAAAAGAGTAAAACCTTTTTTCATTTTCTTTCGTTAAAGCAATCTAAAACAATTCATAATGTTTCGTTTCTATCTCTAAGTTGCGCTGACTGAGTATCCTAGATCGGTAAAACTCTCTTCAGGAGAACGTAGTCGATGGCTGATCAAGAAGGCTTTGACTAAACCTTTTCCTTTCACGTTGATCTCTCCCCTTTCTGTTAACGCAAAATCGGATCGAATTAGTTCTGCGGTGGACTCAGTGACCTGAATTTCTCCCGGAACACCATGAGATTCCATACGACTGGCAAGATTTACAGCATCTCCCCAGATATCGTAGATGAATTTTTTCGTTCCGATGACTCCTGCAACTACCGGACCTGTATTAATCCCTATCCTCATACGCAGTTTAGTACCCATTTTTTTGAGTTTGAATTTGGAAAGGAGCTCCTTCATGTCCCAAGCCATATGAGCCACAAGCAAAGGATGTGCCTCATTCGGTAATGGAAGGCCACCTACCGCCATGTACGCGTCTCCGATGGTCTTAATCTTCTCCAAACCGTATTTTTCTGCCAGAATATCAAAGTGAGAGAAGACTTCGTTTAAGAGACGTACTACGGACTCAGGCCTCATCACCGCGGAAAGTTTAGTGAAACCCACAATATCTGCAAAAAGTATAGAAACATTCGGATAACTGTCCGCGATGAGCCCGGCATTTGACTTCAGTTCCTGCGCAATAGAATGTGGAAGAACGTTCAGAAGTAATTTTTCAGCCTTATCCTGCTCTATACGGACCTTTTCATAAGCGTCTGCGATCTCGACCCTTGCTTTTTCATTGTCTGCAAGTGTAGAACGTACCGCTCCGAGAACTAAATTGTAACGTTCTGCAATCTGACCGACTTCGGTAAACGGCTCTACCGGAACATCCACTGCTAGGTCCCCAGTCTTTCTCTGGTAATCCATAGCTAAGAATAGATCTATCAGCTCCGTAGTTGCCTTATGCTCGGAGATATTCAGGCCCATTCTTTCTTCGTCCCCGTCTACGCGGAGAGGGAAAAATTTATTAATCAGGTAGAAGATCAGTAGAGAAAGTCCGAACGCAAATCCACCCACCGAAAATATCCCCAATAACTGGGTAAGAAGAAGAGAGGACCTAGTAACATTATTTCCGATCAAGTTCAGATCAGCGAAAATTCCTACTGCGATTGTTCCCCAAATTCCTCCGATCAAGTGAACTGGGATGGCTCCTACTGCATCATCTATCTTCAGTTTTTCTAAAAGTTTTTCCGCAGGAAGAACGAATAAGCCCGCGATACTACCGATAATCGCAGACTGAATTGGAGTAAAACAATCCGCTCCTGCAGTAATGGCAACTAGTCCAGCCAAAGATCCGTTCAGTGGCGCTGTCGGTTCCGGGAATCCCTTGATCAACCATGCAGCCAACATCGCTACCATGAGAGAAAATCCGGAAGAAATGATCGTGTTCAGTATAATGCCTGGAACTTTTTCATTAAAACCTAAAGTGCTTCCCCCATTGAATCCCATCCATCCGAACCAAAGAAGAATTCCACCTAACATCGCCATAGGAAGATTACTTCCTGTCACGGCCTTGGGTGGTTCGTTCTCTGGGAATCTTCCGATCCTTGCTCCAACAATAAGAAGAAGTGAAAGCGATACCCAACCACCCACACTATGAACTAAAGTGGAACCGGCAAAGTCATGAAATCCCCTCGCTGCCAACCAACCATGATTTTCATCCGTCAGACTTCCTCCCCAACACCAGTGACCAGCGATCGGATAGATCACACCTGAGATCAAAGCTGTGGCGAATAAATAAGAATGGAATTTTAATCTTTCTGCAACTGCTCCAGAGACTATAGTCGCAGAAGTTCCGCAGAACACTAGCTGAAATAAGAAGAAGGTCGGAGGCCAAGCCTTTCCGACCGGAAACGCAGGAGCAAATAATGAAGTTCCTATAAGCCCGTTCCATGTGACTCCAAACATGAGTCCGAATCCGAATGTATAAAAGAGAAGAGTGGCCACTCCGAAGTCCGCCACATTCTTGATAGCGACATTAATAGAGTTCTTAGCTCTAGTAAGTCCGGATTCTAATACAAGGAAACCACCTTGCATGATTAGCACCAGTCCGGAACATACTAAGACCCAAAGTATGTCCAATAAGCTCTTTTCTGAACTCATAGAAAAGGTTCCCCCGAATGGATTCTCACAAAATGTTCGCTTATTAATCTAAATTATCGGAATCATTTTAATCTAATCTAACAAGACGCAAGCGGGAAACCTCATAATAATGTAACAATGAAGGGCGATAAATGCCCCGAAAGCAATCCCCCACTTGAGTGAGTTCCTACCCTGAAAAGGACCATGGCACCTTCTCCAAATCCCAAAACTTCTTAGGATTTGGGAGAAAATTCGATTTTTTTGAAGAACAGTGTTTATTTCGAACGTAACGACCGTTCTACAAAGTCTTATAGATAACGGCTAAAGCAGGGGCTTCGAAGGAGAAAAAAGCCTTTCCCTCTAAAAAGCCTGTTTTAAACAAGGATTAACTCTACAAAAACCGAGATGTTGGTATAATTCCATGAGGGAAATCAAAACCGTAACCGTTCTTGGCGCAAATGGGACAATGGGCGCCGGATCCGCAGCTATCGTGGCTGCATTTGGTAAGGCAAAAGTCCATATGTTAGCCCGTGACGTTAACAAAGCCAAAGAAGGGATCGAAAAAGCTATTTCTTCCATCAAAACGGACACTATCCGTCCTAGATTAATTCCAGGCTCTTATGACCAAGACCTGGAAAAAGCTGTCTCCGAATCCGATTGGGTTTTCGAGCTTGTTGCAGAAAGTTATGAAGTAAAAGAACCGATCAACAAAAGGATCGCTAAGGCTCGTAAACCGGGCACGATCGTATCCACTGTTTCTTCCGGTCTTTCTATCGCTCGTCTAGCGGATGCTTTCGACGAAGACGGTAAAAAACATTATTACGGAACTCACTTCTTCAACCCTCCGTATAAAATGATCCTTTGCGAATTGGTAACTCACGCAGGAAACGATAAAAAAGTTACTAAAAAACTGGGAGAGTACCTGGATAAAACTCTGGGACGCGCTGTAGTTTATACAAACGACACTCCGGCATTTGCAGGTAACAGGATCGGATTCCAGCTCATCAACGAAGCCGCTATCAAAGCGGAAGAATATTCCGACAAAGGTGGTATCGCACTGATCGACGCGATCATGAGCGGATACACCGGAAGAGCAATGGCTCCTCTGGATACTGCTGACTTCGTTGGTTTGGATGTTCATAAGGCGATCGTAGACAACCTCTATGAGATGACTAAAGACGCTGCACATTCTACCTTCAAACTTCCTGGTTATTTCCAAAAGTTGATCGATAAAGGTGACTTAGGAAGAAAGTCCGGACAAGGTCTTTATAAGATGACCAAAACTCCTGACGGTAAAAAGGAAAAATTGTATTACGATATCAAAGGTGATCTGTATATTCCGGTCCCTAAATTCGATATTCCTTTTATCAAAGAAGCAAACCGCAGGATCGGCGAGGCTGATTATATCGGCGCAATGAATATAGTAAAAGAAGCGAAAGGTCTGGAAGCAGATATCGCTCGTTACTTTATCGCTCGTTACGTAAGCTACTCTCTCTCTCTCGTGGGAGAAGTTGTGGAAAGCAAAGAAATGACCGACCTTGCAATGGGAACCGGATTTAACTGGGCGCCTGCATCTGCATTCGTAGACTTCTTAGGCGGACCTAAGGAAGCAATCAGTCTAATCACTAAGGCGAAACTTCCTGTTCCGGAAGTATTGGCAAAAGCAAAAGCGGGAAAACCTTTCTATCAACTGAAAGACGTTTTAGATGCTCGTTCTCTTTTTAAAGGATAATAAGGGAGGAAAGATTACATGAAAGATGCAGTTTACGTACTCGGCGGAGAGCAAACAGACTTCCAACGTAACTGGACTAAAGAAGGAAAAACCTTCATGTCCTTGTTCAGGGAAGCCGTTCAAGACGGACTAGAAAAAGTTGGTCTTACTCCTGATGAAATCAAAAAGTTAAACAAACAAAACCGTATTGGAGTTTTCGTAGGGAACTTTGATGGGGAACAATATGCAGTCCAAGGACATTTGGGTGCTTTCTTAACTGAAGTAGATCCTTGTTTCTTCGGGGTTCCAGGCGCTCGTTATGAAGCTGCTTGTGCTTCCGGTTCTGTTGCTATAGACGCTGCTCAAACCAAACTCCGCTCTAAAGACTACGACGTAGCGATCGTTGTAGGAATGGAGATCATGAAGACCGTTTCTTCTTCCGTAGGAGGAGACTTCTTAGGAACCGCAGCTTATTACGAAAAAGAAGCTAAGGGAGTTCAATTCCCATTCCCTAAACTTTTCGGAAAACTCGCAGACGTTCTTTTAGAGCGCTACAAGTTAGATGAAAAACGTTATATGGGAGCGCTTGCGGAAATTTCCAGAATCAATTACGCAAACGCAAAACGTAACCCTAAAGCTCAAACCCGTTCTTGGTTCATGAACAATGAACATGCAAACGCAAGGGGCGGAGAATTCAATATGGCAGTGGGTGGACGTCTTGCGATCACCGACTGTTCTCAAGTAACTGACGGTGCTGCGTTAGTGGTTCTTGCTAATAAGAATTACGCAGAAGAATTCGCTAAGAAAAAAGGAACTAAACTTTCCGCTTATCCTAAGATCAAAGGATGGGGACACAGAGTTGCTCCGATCACTTTCGAAGCGAAAGTTGCCGAATCCAAAGGAGACAAATGGGTTCTTCCTTGGACTCGCCAAACCGTTAAAGATGCATTCGATCGTTCCGGTCTGAACACTAAGGACATAGACGTTTTCGAAACTCACGACTGTTTCACTTCTTCCGAGTATGCAGCGATCTCCGCATTTGGGATCACTCAACCAGGTAAAGAACACGAAGCGATCGAAGACGGAGTGATCGACTTCCACGGTAAAAAACCGATCAACCCATCCGGTGGACTTATCGGAGCGGGACACCCTGTTGGAGCTTCCGGTGTGAGAATGATGTTAGACATCTACAAACAAGTTACCGGAACTGCAGGTGATTACCAAGTAGAAGGCGCTAAAAATGGACTGATGCTCAATATCGGGGGATCAGCAACCACCAATTACGTGTTCGTAGTCGGAAAATAAATTCTTTCTACAAAAAAGAATGGAAAAGCCCGGTATTCCCGGGCTTTTCGTTTATATGGGTTTACGCACAGCAAAAGATTGGAATCAATTTTTACTCAGGTTCTTCGTAGCTCTAGGCTTTTGGGAAGTAGCTTCTGTCTCTCTTCGAACTCTTTTATTCTCCACTTTCTATTTTGATCCGAACTTAAAGAACTTCTTCGTTCCAATGTCCCAAGTCTTTTGGATTGGACCAATCGTTGCGGATATCTTAGAAGTATTCTTCATTGGAATATTAACATCTCTTGTTAGACCTGCATTGCCTTACGGACTTTTGG
This genomic interval carries:
- a CDS encoding SCO family protein, which encodes MFSSNHPQCFSKIAAALILFLPFLSVLSFDTERELPAHTVPAELEGVGLEEKLGNHIDTNLSFVDEQGKQVRIGDYLKEGKPLLLTLVYYRCPTLCSLYLNEISASLKELNLEVGKEFNYVAVSFDPKEKPDLAKAKKEVYVKDYGRGDGSGWSFLTGYDPEIKALASSLGFTYKWNPYNDQWVHVSVAYVITPDGQISRYLKGIPMDERTLRLSLVEAGNGKIGDLTDSVALFCFQFDPSKNRYTLYAFNIMRIGGFLTVVILTAFLFRFWKKQNSSSTV
- a CDS encoding COX15/CtaA family protein — translated: MIASTYSHFRKFSLFLVLYSVLIFLNLLYGPLVRATDSGLACPDWPFCFGKIFPDFDFNIFMEVGHRYYSGFLGIVLIAGAIWTAIVPELRKPFLGYFILGILLIASQVTLGGLTVLLSLDPATVNLHLLNAILFLLCIVTATFKAHNLAKFTDSNEFLTKQSLLQKDQIPLLIGVLLIFFQIILGGRVSSNYAGLACLEFPTCNGEWIPSVPEPKTQIQVQHRLGAYLVTFYVLLINLYGIFKGFSAETKKYVRTAIVLLVMQIGLGVVNVYMKLPKLVTAAHTGVAILLFLSVYAVWVQRASELSKSKVS
- the cyoE gene encoding heme o synthase — protein: MNNFFSDWNQMIKPRVSSLVLATAVPGLYLGSPSAPSTLLVFMTMLGTFLMSSASFIFNQILEKDRDAKMKRTANRPIPAGRISKAQAWIVGFAMTFAAFWVLYYFANLLTATCAFAALLAYVFLYTILLKPRTHQNIVIGGVAGCVGPLIGYAAVSNSLPLPAWILFLMIFLWTPAHFWALAIFLKEDYSDANFPMLPVVKGVKETGRSILFYTVLYVGSVIAFYWAEPSMGWLYMISSVALSISILYLSVKLFQNPEPKFARGFFFFSILHLFLINILILIDHSIPA
- a CDS encoding M48 family metallopeptidase, with the translated sequence MINLSNSVRPYVLKLLVVLGLISFSGSSIFSQNKPGEFDAELYAQLVRQSNVQFTNLIKSKTVLTDHKGWKKPIDKAFGKLSKNSGNPPFPLVYKIVKEPSFNAFAMAGGQFCIHSGALDSLDEIIKQKEADAAQKLDFHRERYIAGVLSHELAHFYNRHVFNSVKKFYALKDEPSGKAFLENSKFSQEQELDADQTGLFLLDKAGYGGDFMLVTLQTLNEVEQSYKEALASSKADKTRPELIGSHYFSSHPSPNERLSRLKTDKQELYSFLAKMEKTFDDIQLGRNLDEARSNLEDGLKKFPENTFLSKALAVCMHKIWMATASNEELKLKPVLDMPSFRDTMVFPPDKSKRAVMRIVPGNEAAYNRALKAYREVIIKTDDPYFLSNYAVLLSYSADEKDLDVAVSVANKAFQAEGTVSLANNLGVVLFWTDKREEAKELFNRLALSIDQKIRTLASQSGNNPQIAQYLRTIGQSTAQKQQVDPDYIYENFTPILNIALVESYSAVDPKSKGLANYYLTNYDSTSGWAKVLAKIHSIELTAPTPANEVNAFKVGGVGPGDKLEDLLKNWGKPTRIKTDKKSGLEYFEYDNKETAFILDMGTVVQVNVVGDASPGLGQGITVGSSKPAAEKLLGSKYRKQGDYHDYYEKGKAFVKYNKHGKIDLLVVQ
- a CDS encoding metal-dependent hydrolase; this translates as MATIFSHPAVPISLFFFFGKKKIPAILAIFGIFFSILPDFDVVAFKFGIPYESDWGHRGFTHSILFALVMSCIVAFFRTKLKASWFTIFLFLFVSAVSHGVLDAMTTGGLGVGFFVPWSSERIFFEYRPIRVSPIGPKNFFTARGWVVVQSELLYIWVPAILVSGTGILIRRFFLKDRSLNH
- the amt gene encoding ammonium transporter, producing the protein MSSEKSLLDILWVLVCSGLVLIMQGGFLVLESGLTRAKNSINVAIKNVADFGVATLLFYTFGFGLMFGVTWNGLIGTSLFAPAFPVGKAWPPTFFLFQLVFCGTSATIVSGAVAERLKFHSYLFATALISGVIYPIAGHWCWGGSLTDENHGWLAARGFHDFAGSTLVHSVGGWVSLSLLLIVGARIGRFPENEPPKAVTGSNLPMAMLGGILLWFGWMGFNGGSTLGFNEKVPGIILNTIISSGFSLMVAMLAAWLIKGFPEPTAPLNGSLAGLVAITAGADCFTPIQSAIIGSIAGLFVLPAEKLLEKLKIDDAVGAIPVHLIGGIWGTIAVGIFADLNLIGNNVTRSSLLLTQLLGIFSVGGFAFGLSLLIFYLINKFFPLRVDGDEERMGLNISEHKATTELIDLFLAMDYQRKTGDLAVDVPVEPFTEVGQIAERYNLVLGAVRSTLADNEKARVEIADAYEKVRIEQDKAEKLLLNVLPHSIAQELKSNAGLIADSYPNVSILFADIVGFTKLSAVMRPESVVRLLNEVFSHFDILAEKYGLEKIKTIGDAYMAVGGLPLPNEAHPLLVAHMAWDMKELLSKFKLKKMGTKLRMRIGINTGPVVAGVIGTKKFIYDIWGDAVNLASRMESHGVPGEIQVTESTAELIRSDFALTERGEINVKGKGLVKAFLISHRLRSPEESFTDLGYSVSAT
- a CDS encoding 3-hydroxyacyl-CoA dehydrogenase family protein; amino-acid sequence: MREIKTVTVLGANGTMGAGSAAIVAAFGKAKVHMLARDVNKAKEGIEKAISSIKTDTIRPRLIPGSYDQDLEKAVSESDWVFELVAESYEVKEPINKRIAKARKPGTIVSTVSSGLSIARLADAFDEDGKKHYYGTHFFNPPYKMILCELVTHAGNDKKVTKKLGEYLDKTLGRAVVYTNDTPAFAGNRIGFQLINEAAIKAEEYSDKGGIALIDAIMSGYTGRAMAPLDTADFVGLDVHKAIVDNLYEMTKDAAHSTFKLPGYFQKLIDKGDLGRKSGQGLYKMTKTPDGKKEKLYYDIKGDLYIPVPKFDIPFIKEANRRIGEADYIGAMNIVKEAKGLEADIARYFIARYVSYSLSLVGEVVESKEMTDLAMGTGFNWAPASAFVDFLGGPKEAISLITKAKLPVPEVLAKAKAGKPFYQLKDVLDARSLFKG